The following proteins come from a genomic window of Iamia sp. SCSIO 61187:
- a CDS encoding LLM class flavin-dependent oxidoreductase has translation MGGASTGGSSGPDIGVFLPTMGDADGPPGDVAAAARQAEDRGFESAWVVDQLVAGAGAPLLDSGLALAAAATATDQLRLAYGVAIVPLRPVVWLAKQVATLQHLSGGRVRGRRLDTALRVLPSLVAGEPTVLADEPGAPTVQLAPGAEVPPLVVGGMSPAAERRVVELGAEWFLLPFGPDGTRQARDRIGTRAAAAGRSAPRLTASTMVALEGDPALPSRERVRASVADPRGRFGMPAEAVDDVVLRAGPAAVAEHLAALADAGADRVVVTFAAGDWHAQADLLAEARSLL, from the coding sequence ATGGGTGGAGCGAGCACGGGTGGGTCGAGCGGACCGGACATCGGGGTCTTCCTCCCCACCATGGGCGACGCCGACGGCCCGCCCGGCGACGTCGCCGCCGCCGCCCGCCAGGCCGAAGACCGGGGCTTCGAGTCGGCGTGGGTGGTCGACCAGCTCGTGGCCGGGGCCGGCGCCCCGCTCCTCGACAGCGGTCTGGCCCTCGCCGCCGCGGCCACGGCCACGGACCAGCTGCGCCTGGCCTACGGCGTGGCCATCGTCCCGCTCCGGCCGGTGGTGTGGCTGGCCAAGCAGGTCGCCACGCTCCAGCACCTCTCCGGCGGTCGGGTGCGGGGGCGGCGCCTGGACACCGCCCTCCGGGTCCTGCCGTCGCTCGTCGCCGGGGAGCCCACCGTGCTCGCCGACGAGCCGGGCGCGCCCACCGTGCAGCTGGCGCCGGGCGCCGAGGTGCCACCGCTCGTCGTCGGCGGGATGTCCCCCGCCGCCGAGCGGCGGGTCGTCGAGCTGGGCGCCGAGTGGTTCCTCCTGCCCTTCGGGCCCGACGGCACCCGCCAGGCCCGCGACCGCATCGGCACGCGGGCGGCCGCCGCCGGTCGATCCGCGCCCCGCCTGACGGCCAGCACCATGGTGGCCCTCGAGGGAGATCCCGCCCTCCCCTCCCGGGAGCGGGTGCGAGCCTCGGTGGCCGACCCCCGCGGTCGCTTCGGGATGCCCGCCGAGGCCGTGGACGACGTCGTCCTGCGGGCCGGCCCGGCGGCGGTGGCCGAGCACCTCGCCGCCCTGGCCGACGCCGGCGCCGACCGGGTCGTCGTCACCTTCGCCGCCGGCGACTGGCACGCCCAGGCCGACCTCCTCGCCGAGGCCCGGTCGCTCCTCTGA
- a CDS encoding helix-turn-helix domain-containing protein codes for MEDGTSMAPGHTEGTTGGSVVAQTDSCRLRDLLDRIGDKWSLLVVELLGEGTRRFTELRRDIDGISQRMLTRTLRHLERDGLVRRTVHPVVPPRVDYALTPMGSSLLEAIGPLVTWTRAHRDEISAARATYDAAETGAAAI; via the coding sequence ATGGAAGACGGCACATCGATGGCACCGGGGCACACCGAGGGAACCACCGGCGGGTCGGTCGTGGCCCAGACCGACTCCTGCCGGCTGCGCGACCTGCTCGACCGCATCGGCGACAAGTGGTCGCTGCTGGTCGTCGAGCTGCTCGGCGAGGGCACCCGGCGCTTCACCGAGCTCAGGCGGGACATCGACGGCATCAGCCAGCGGATGCTCACCCGCACCCTCCGCCACCTCGAGCGCGACGGCCTCGTGCGGCGCACCGTCCACCCCGTCGTGCCACCCCGGGTCGACTACGCCCTCACCCCGATGGGGTCGAGCCTCCTGGAGGCGATCGGCCCCCTGGTGACGTGGACACGCGCCCACCGCGACGAGATCTCCGCCGCCCGCGCCACCTACGACGCCGCCGAGACCGGCGCCGCCGCGATCTAG
- a CDS encoding DUF2630 family protein → MDDAEVIRRINELAEEEHRLEQAASHGQPVSDEDHARLRQVEVALDQCWDLLRQRRARRASGQDPDEAEVRSEGVVEGYQQ, encoded by the coding sequence ATGGACGACGCCGAGGTGATCCGCCGGATCAACGAGCTGGCCGAGGAGGAGCACCGCCTCGAGCAGGCGGCCAGCCACGGCCAGCCGGTGAGCGACGAGGACCACGCCCGCCTGCGCCAGGTCGAGGTGGCCCTCGACCAGTGCTGGGACCTCCTGCGCCAGCGGCGGGCCCGTCGGGCCAGCGGCCAGGACCCCGACGAGGCCGAGGTCCGCTCCGAGGGCGTGGTCGAGGGGTACCAGCAGTAG
- a CDS encoding DMT family transporter has translation MLAATLLALGSALVHASWNLLIKTSDDRALAAWGQFSAAAALALVGLVVVGFPGWAALPYLAGTAAVHIVYLESLVAAYTHGDFSLSYPLARGGGAVLAALGSTLVLDDRLPALGWLAIAVAAAGLVGLRGRGVPVADDVVLGDAADVSARAGRAGERAALGFALLTAACIATYTIVDSAGSRAGESGVAYGLASVAASGVAISVANVLRPSRRARAALLRRDWRRHLAGGVGTLVAYTMVLVAVRRAPVGYVTMLRESSVVIGALVGWLVLGEGLGRRRLAASGVILAGLVLLVAAGG, from the coding sequence GTGCTGGCCGCCACCCTCCTCGCCCTCGGGTCGGCGCTCGTCCACGCCTCCTGGAACCTGCTCATCAAGACCAGCGACGACCGGGCCCTCGCCGCGTGGGGGCAGTTCAGCGCGGCCGCCGCACTGGCCCTGGTCGGCCTGGTCGTCGTCGGCTTCCCGGGGTGGGCGGCGCTCCCCTACCTCGCCGGGACGGCGGCGGTGCACATCGTCTACCTCGAGAGCCTGGTGGCGGCCTACACCCACGGCGACTTCTCGCTGTCGTACCCCCTCGCCCGGGGCGGCGGTGCGGTGCTGGCCGCCCTCGGGAGCACGCTCGTGCTCGACGACCGCCTCCCTGCCCTCGGGTGGCTCGCCATCGCCGTCGCCGCCGCCGGCCTCGTCGGCCTGCGCGGGCGGGGCGTGCCGGTGGCCGACGACGTGGTGCTCGGCGACGCCGCCGACGTCTCGGCCCGGGCGGGTCGGGCCGGCGAGCGGGCCGCCCTGGGCTTCGCCCTGCTCACCGCGGCCTGCATCGCGACGTACACAATCGTCGACTCGGCCGGGTCGCGCGCCGGCGAGAGCGGCGTCGCCTACGGGCTCGCATCGGTCGCCGCCTCCGGGGTGGCCATCTCCGTGGCCAACGTCCTGCGCCCGTCGCGCCGGGCCCGGGCCGCCCTGCTCCGGCGCGACTGGCGCCGCCACCTGGCCGGCGGCGTCGGCACCCTCGTCGCCTACACCATGGTCCTGGTGGCGGTCCGCCGGGCCCCGGTCGGGTACGTGACGATGCTGCGCGAGTCGTCGGTGGTGATCGGCGCCCTCGTCGGCTGGCTCGTGCTCGGCGAGGGCCTGGGTCGGCGGCGCCTCGCCGCCTCCGGCGTCATCCTCGCCGGGCTCGTGCTCCTGGTCGCGGCCGGGGGCTGA
- a CDS encoding LCCL domain-containing protein — MLTTRRLAAVALAGLIVLAGCSDDGGDADADATTTTEAADDTTEAAEDETTTTAADEGDDEGEDGSTTTEADETTETTAPDTSGEGQEGTGAPDAEQPDVSWDLDAVEHRGDDGKRIAYLCPPDGDPSATVWGTGTYTDDSSVCAAAVHAGIINPIEGGRVIIEIAPGEESYEGTEANGVASQDYAEWAGSFTFPVG, encoded by the coding sequence ATGCTCACGACCCGCCGTCTCGCCGCCGTCGCCCTCGCGGGCCTGATCGTCCTCGCCGGGTGCAGCGACGACGGCGGCGACGCCGACGCCGACGCCACGACGACCACCGAGGCCGCCGACGACACGACGGAGGCGGCCGAGGACGAGACGACCACCACGGCCGCCGACGAGGGTGACGACGAGGGGGAGGACGGGTCGACGACGACCGAGGCGGACGAGACCACCGAGACCACGGCGCCCGACACCTCGGGCGAGGGCCAGGAGGGGACGGGGGCACCGGACGCCGAGCAGCCCGACGTGTCGTGGGACCTCGATGCGGTCGAGCACCGCGGCGACGACGGCAAGCGCATCGCCTACCTCTGCCCGCCCGACGGTGACCCGTCAGCGACCGTCTGGGGCACCGGCACCTACACCGACGACTCCTCGGTCTGCGCCGCGGCGGTGCATGCCGGGATCATCAACCCCATCGAGGGGGGCCGGGTCATCATCGAGATCGCCCCCGGCGAGGAGTCCTACGAGGGGACCGAGGCGAACGGCGTGGCGTCGCAGGACTACGCCGAGTGGGCCGGGAGCTTCACCTTCCCCGTCGGCTGA
- a CDS encoding SDR family NAD(P)-dependent oxidoreductase — MGMLDGKVAIVTGAGHGIGRGHALELAKHGAKVVVNDLGGSVSGEGEGRDADLTVGLIEKRGGEAVANYENVADHEGAGRMVQQAVDTYGRLDILVTNAGIVRDSAIWNMSESDFDAVIAVHLKGMWSPCHHAAVHWRKVNKETGRPVGGRVITTTSGAGLVGNFGQTNYATAKAGVAGFTQTLSLELGRLGVTVNAVGPAAATRITATMPGAPPVIEPDDVPEDEWNRMDPAVSSPLVAWLASDESAHVTGQVIRAVAEDIILMTGWTNGNQISNGGKRWDATKLGTQLATDVFKTRAPGLRY; from the coding sequence ATGGGCATGCTCGACGGCAAGGTCGCCATCGTCACCGGTGCCGGGCACGGCATCGGCCGGGGACACGCCCTGGAGCTGGCCAAGCACGGGGCCAAGGTCGTCGTCAACGACCTCGGCGGTTCGGTGTCGGGCGAGGGCGAGGGTCGCGACGCCGACCTCACCGTCGGGCTGATCGAGAAGCGCGGTGGCGAGGCCGTCGCCAACTACGAGAACGTGGCCGACCACGAGGGCGCCGGCCGCATGGTCCAGCAGGCCGTCGACACCTACGGCCGGCTCGACATCCTCGTCACCAACGCCGGCATCGTGCGCGACTCCGCCATCTGGAACATGAGCGAGAGCGACTTCGACGCCGTCATCGCCGTGCACCTCAAGGGCATGTGGTCGCCGTGCCACCACGCCGCCGTGCACTGGCGGAAGGTGAACAAGGAGACCGGCCGCCCCGTCGGCGGGCGGGTCATCACCACCACCTCGGGCGCCGGCCTGGTCGGCAACTTCGGCCAGACCAACTACGCCACGGCCAAGGCGGGCGTGGCCGGGTTCACCCAGACCCTCAGCCTCGAGCTGGGTCGCCTCGGCGTCACCGTGAACGCCGTCGGTCCCGCCGCGGCCACCCGCATCACCGCCACCATGCCCGGCGCCCCGCCGGTGATCGAGCCCGACGACGTGCCCGAGGACGAGTGGAACCGCATGGACCCGGCGGTGTCCTCGCCCCTCGTGGCCTGGCTCGCCAGCGACGAGAGCGCCCACGTCACCGGCCAGGTCATCCGGGCCGTCGCCGAGGACATCATCCTCATGACGGGCTGGACCAACGGCAACCAGATCTCCAACGGCGGGAAGCGCTGGGACGCCACCAAGCTCGGCACCCAGCTCGCCACCGACGTCTTCAAGACCCGGGCGCCCGGCCTCCGCTACTAG
- the msrA gene encoding peptide-methionine (S)-S-oxide reductase MsrA, with amino-acid sequence MFLRRKQEMVEPDHALRGRDEPIPVAAAHTVLGTSLTPPFPEGTRTAVFALGCFWGAERLFWQTPGVVTTAVGYVGGYTPNPTYEEVCSGRTGHTEAVLVVYDPEQVSLETLLKVFWEGHDPTQGMRQGNDVGTQYRSGIYGLSGDDLAKAQASRERFQATLREAGYGDITTEIADGGPFFYAEDYHQQYLDKVPNGYCGLGGTGLSCPIGVATAD; translated from the coding sequence ATGTTCCTGCGTCGCAAGCAAGAGATGGTCGAGCCCGATCACGCCCTGCGGGGCCGCGACGAGCCGATCCCCGTCGCCGCCGCCCACACCGTCCTGGGCACGTCGCTGACGCCCCCGTTCCCGGAGGGGACCCGCACCGCCGTCTTCGCCCTGGGCTGCTTCTGGGGGGCCGAGCGCCTGTTCTGGCAGACGCCGGGCGTGGTGACCACCGCCGTCGGCTACGTCGGGGGCTACACCCCGAACCCCACCTACGAGGAGGTGTGCTCGGGGCGCACCGGCCACACCGAGGCCGTGCTCGTCGTCTACGACCCCGAGCAGGTCTCGCTCGAGACGCTGCTCAAGGTCTTCTGGGAGGGCCACGACCCCACCCAGGGCATGCGCCAGGGCAACGACGTGGGCACCCAGTACCGCTCGGGCATCTACGGCCTCTCCGGCGACGACCTGGCCAAGGCCCAGGCCTCCCGGGAGCGCTTCCAGGCCACCCTGCGCGAGGCCGGCTACGGCGACATCACCACCGAGATCGCCGACGGCGGCCCGTTCTTCTACGCCGAGGACTACCACCAGCAGTACCTCGACAAGGTCCCCAACGGCTACTGCGGCCTGGGCGGCACGGGCCTCAGCTGCCCCATCGGCGTGGCCACCGCCGACTGA
- a CDS encoding plastocyanin/azurin family copper-binding protein, translating into MRRTTRTRRPGAALTVAAGLVVAVLAACGADEPAADTGDQGVTVEALDNVFGEEEPHTVRVDVGGTVTWENIGRNVHNVISVDGAPFGVGEAEFTPGETYEATFDEEGAFAYYCSLHGNATDGMVGTVLVGDVEAPPPPEPAPAALDIRASGTTREVPADHETIQAAVDASEVGDLILISPGVYEEAVQVPADKDGITLRGLDRDEVVLDGGFNLANGVQVVGADGVVIENMTARNYTRNGFFWTGVSGYRGSYLTAVRNGDYGVYAFESTQGQIEHSYGGGSPDAGFYIGGCQPCDAVITDVVSEWNGLGYSGTNAGGDLVIAASTWRYNRAGIVPNSGSYEPDYPQDESTIVGNLVHDNNNGETPAIDISITAMGNGILVAGGINNTIERNRVIDHDVTGIGVITYPESAEYLWEATGNVVRDNVVSGSGLGDIGLWFDGEGTATGENCFSGNDFETSAPEGLEDEAPCPAVAEGDLTRGALDIGALAVTDGRPASVPYEDADLPDIAEEDRPEMPDPATSPARPAIDVPFAVDLDAIEVPAAP; encoded by the coding sequence ATGCGTCGCACCACCCGCACCCGTCGCCCGGGGGCGGCTCTCACCGTGGCCGCCGGCCTCGTCGTCGCCGTGCTGGCGGCGTGCGGGGCCGACGAGCCGGCCGCCGACACCGGTGACCAGGGGGTCACCGTCGAGGCGCTGGACAACGTCTTCGGCGAGGAGGAGCCCCACACCGTCCGGGTCGACGTCGGCGGCACGGTCACGTGGGAGAACATCGGGCGCAACGTCCACAACGTCATCTCCGTCGACGGGGCTCCCTTCGGCGTGGGCGAGGCCGAGTTCACCCCGGGCGAGACCTACGAGGCCACCTTCGACGAGGAGGGCGCCTTCGCCTACTACTGCTCGCTCCACGGCAACGCCACCGACGGGATGGTGGGCACCGTGCTCGTGGGCGACGTCGAGGCACCACCGCCGCCCGAGCCCGCCCCCGCCGCCCTCGACATCCGGGCCAGCGGGACGACCCGGGAGGTCCCGGCCGACCACGAGACGATCCAGGCCGCGGTGGACGCTTCTGAGGTGGGCGACCTGATCCTCATCAGCCCGGGGGTGTACGAGGAGGCCGTCCAGGTGCCGGCGGACAAGGACGGCATCACCCTGCGAGGTCTCGACCGGGACGAGGTCGTCCTCGACGGCGGCTTCAACCTGGCCAACGGCGTCCAGGTGGTCGGCGCCGACGGCGTCGTCATCGAGAACATGACGGCCCGGAACTACACCCGCAACGGCTTCTTCTGGACGGGCGTGTCCGGCTACCGGGGCTCGTACCTCACCGCGGTGCGCAACGGCGACTACGGCGTGTACGCCTTCGAGTCGACCCAGGGGCAGATCGAGCACAGCTACGGCGGTGGCAGCCCCGACGCCGGGTTCTACATCGGCGGCTGCCAGCCGTGCGACGCGGTGATCACCGACGTGGTGTCGGAGTGGAACGGGCTGGGCTACTCGGGCACGAACGCCGGCGGCGACCTGGTGATCGCCGCCAGCACCTGGCGGTACAACCGGGCCGGCATCGTGCCCAACAGCGGCTCCTACGAGCCCGACTACCCCCAGGACGAGAGCACGATCGTGGGCAACCTGGTGCACGACAACAACAACGGCGAGACGCCGGCCATCGACATCTCGATCACGGCCATGGGCAACGGCATCCTCGTGGCCGGTGGCATCAACAACACGATCGAGCGCAACCGGGTCATCGACCACGACGTCACCGGCATCGGGGTCATCACCTACCCGGAGAGCGCCGAGTACCTGTGGGAGGCCACCGGCAACGTGGTGCGGGACAACGTCGTCTCCGGCTCGGGGTTGGGCGACATCGGTCTGTGGTTCGACGGCGAGGGCACCGCCACGGGCGAGAACTGCTTCAGCGGCAACGACTTCGAGACCAGCGCGCCCGAGGGGCTGGAGGACGAGGCCCCGTGCCCGGCGGTCGCCGAGGGCGACCTGACCCGTGGCGCGCTCGACATCGGCGCCCTGGCCGTCACCGACGGACGGCCGGCATCGGTGCCCTACGAGGACGCCGACCTGCCCGACATCGCCGAGGAGGACCGGCCCGAGATGCCGGACCCGGCCACCAGCCCGGCCCGCCCGGCGATCGACGTGCCCTTCGCCGTGGACCTCGACGCCATCGAGGTGCCCGCCGCCCCGTGA
- a CDS encoding DUF1996 domain-containing protein has translation MTRGAVVEAVVAAVVGILLTGCAGAGGSPPDGARPGAAPAAAEWVATDEGDALFTVDCPFSHRAADDPIVHPGHPGASHSHDFFGSEAVDASSTGASLRGTATTCVDPDDTASYWVPTLSIDGAPVEPTFLRAYYRAVPGSDVREVEAPPLGLAMIAGDPTAGGGHEHGTTDGARHHPWSPTGEAGWGCGLRPRRLRVEPPTDCTDASPLTLRLRFPDCWDGVRLDSEDHRAHVAPSVDGACPASHPVAMTQLQVSVVWPVTGAAAGRATLASGPVAGAHGDFLNGWDPDALADHVELCIRARANCTIG, from the coding sequence GTGACCCGCGGCGCCGTGGTCGAGGCGGTCGTGGCGGCCGTGGTCGGCATCTTGCTGACCGGGTGCGCAGGCGCCGGCGGGTCGCCGCCCGACGGCGCCCGGCCGGGGGCCGCGCCCGCCGCCGCCGAGTGGGTGGCCACCGACGAGGGCGACGCCCTGTTCACCGTCGACTGCCCGTTCAGCCACCGGGCGGCCGACGACCCGATCGTCCACCCCGGTCATCCCGGAGCGAGCCACAGCCACGACTTCTTCGGCAGCGAGGCCGTCGACGCGTCCAGCACCGGCGCATCGCTCCGCGGTACGGCGACGACCTGCGTCGACCCCGACGACACGGCGTCGTACTGGGTGCCGACCCTGTCGATCGACGGGGCGCCCGTCGAGCCGACGTTCCTGCGGGCCTACTACCGGGCCGTCCCCGGCAGCGACGTCCGGGAGGTCGAGGCCCCGCCGTTGGGCCTGGCCATGATCGCCGGCGACCCGACCGCGGGCGGCGGCCACGAGCACGGGACCACGGATGGTGCCAGGCACCATCCGTGGTCCCCGACCGGCGAGGCCGGGTGGGGGTGCGGGCTCCGACCCCGGCGGCTGCGCGTCGAGCCCCCGACCGACTGCACCGACGCCTCGCCGCTCACCCTGCGGCTGCGGTTCCCCGACTGCTGGGACGGGGTGCGGCTCGACTCCGAGGACCACCGCGCCCACGTCGCCCCCAGCGTCGACGGCGCCTGCCCGGCGAGCCACCCGGTGGCGATGACCCAGCTCCAGGTGTCGGTCGTCTGGCCGGTGACGGGAGCGGCGGCCGGCCGGGCCACGCTGGCGTCGGGGCCCGTCGCCGGCGCCCACGGCGACTTCCTCAACGGCTGGGACCCCGACGCCCTCGCCGACCACGTCGAGCTCTGCATCCGGGCCCGGGCCAACTGCACCATCGGGTAG
- a CDS encoding GDP-mannose 4,6-dehydratase: MRALVTGAGGFVGRHLVAHLTEAGDDVCTTDPALGGADITDAAAITAELVDVAPEVVYHLAGWADVGGSWARPVDAFRANAEGTLNVLTAAQEAGVERVVAVSSADVYGQAGPDEMPLTEESPLRPSSPYAASKVAADYLGLQAWLGHGLPVLRVRAFNHLGPGQTDRFVASALASRIAQAERDGGTTLTVGNLTARRDYTDVRDVVRAYRLLAEEGEPGEAYNVCSGVDLAVQDIVDRLLALATVDLELEVDQSLFRPVDTPVLRGSHDKITAATGWRPEISLDTTLADLLADWRSRLAASS; the protein is encoded by the coding sequence ATGAGAGCGCTGGTCACGGGAGCCGGCGGGTTCGTCGGCCGCCACCTGGTGGCGCACCTCACCGAGGCGGGTGACGACGTCTGCACCACCGACCCGGCCCTGGGTGGCGCCGACATCACCGACGCCGCCGCCATCACCGCCGAGCTGGTCGACGTCGCCCCCGAGGTCGTCTACCACCTGGCCGGCTGGGCCGACGTCGGGGGGTCGTGGGCCCGGCCCGTCGACGCCTTCCGGGCCAACGCCGAGGGGACGCTCAACGTCCTCACCGCCGCCCAGGAGGCCGGCGTCGAGCGGGTGGTCGCCGTGTCCAGCGCCGACGTCTACGGCCAGGCCGGGCCGGACGAGATGCCCCTCACCGAGGAGAGCCCCCTCCGCCCCTCGAGCCCCTACGCGGCGTCCAAGGTCGCGGCCGACTACCTCGGCCTCCAGGCCTGGCTCGGCCACGGCCTGCCGGTGCTGCGGGTCCGGGCCTTCAACCACCTCGGGCCGGGTCAGACCGACCGGTTCGTGGCCTCGGCCCTGGCCAGCCGGATCGCCCAGGCCGAGCGAGACGGCGGCACCACACTCACGGTCGGGAACCTGACCGCCCGGCGCGACTACACCGACGTCCGCGACGTGGTGCGGGCCTACCGGCTGCTGGCCGAGGAGGGCGAGCCGGGCGAGGCCTACAACGTCTGCTCCGGCGTGGACCTCGCGGTGCAGGACATCGTCGACCGCCTCCTGGCGCTGGCGACGGTCGACCTCGAGCTCGAGGTCGACCAGAGCCTCTTCCGCCCGGTCGACACGCCGGTCCTGCGGGGCTCGCACGACAAGATCACCGCCGCCACCGGGTGGCGGCCCGAGATCTCGCTCGACACCACCCTGGCCGACCTCCTGGCCGACTGGCGCTCCCGCCTCGCGGCGTCGTCCTGA
- a CDS encoding glycosyltransferase family 2 protein gives MSPQLSVLLPAYNEADNLVELVPEIEKVLTAAGITYEIVVVDDGSTDGTRGVMRDLRSDTVRSIRLRRNSGKSAALAIGIEQVTGENVALMDADGQDDPEELPRLLAHLDEADLDLVTGRRSVRNDRFVKRTTSKLYNGVTAKVTGVPGRDFNSGLKMMRRDLADTVELYGELHRYIPVLAVWNGFRVGELDVAHHERRHGSSKFGRARFWRGFLDLVTVKFLTTYTARPFHLFGGIGFIIGLVGVGLLTWMGVERLLDHQIGTRPALQAGVLLVVVSVQMVSLGLLGELVVNMRRRRNLDATADGDLR, from the coding sequence TTGTCCCCCCAGCTGTCGGTGCTCCTGCCGGCGTACAACGAGGCCGACAACCTGGTCGAGCTGGTGCCGGAGATCGAGAAGGTCCTCACCGCCGCAGGCATCACCTACGAGATCGTGGTGGTCGACGACGGGAGCACCGACGGCACCCGGGGCGTGATGCGCGACCTGCGGAGCGACACGGTGCGCTCGATCCGGCTGCGGCGGAACTCGGGCAAGTCGGCCGCCCTCGCCATCGGCATCGAGCAGGTCACGGGCGAGAACGTCGCCCTCATGGACGCCGACGGCCAGGACGACCCCGAGGAGCTGCCCCGGCTGCTCGCCCACCTCGACGAGGCCGACCTCGACCTGGTCACCGGGCGCCGGTCCGTCCGCAACGACCGCTTCGTGAAGCGCACGACGTCCAAGCTCTACAACGGCGTCACCGCCAAGGTGACCGGCGTCCCCGGGCGCGACTTCAACAGCGGCCTGAAGATGATGCGCCGCGACCTGGCCGACACGGTGGAGCTCTACGGCGAGCTGCACCGCTACATCCCCGTCCTGGCGGTGTGGAACGGCTTCCGCGTCGGCGAGCTCGACGTCGCCCACCACGAGCGTCGCCACGGCAGCTCCAAGTTCGGCCGGGCCCGCTTCTGGCGGGGCTTCCTCGACCTGGTGACCGTCAAGTTCCTGACGACCTACACGGCCCGGCCCTTCCACCTCTTCGGCGGCATCGGCTTCATCATCGGCCTGGTGGGCGTGGGCCTCCTGACGTGGATGGGCGTCGAGCGCCTCCTCGACCACCAGATCGGCACCCGGCCCGCCCTCCAGGCCGGTGTCCTCCTCGTGGTGGTGTCGGTGCAGATGGTCTCGCTCGGGCTGCTCGGCGAGCTGGTGGTCAACATGCGCCGCCGCCGCAACCTCGACGCCACGGCCGACGGAGACCTCCGATGA
- a CDS encoding methyltransferase domain-containing protein: protein MTTTSTPIGLAPGAPEEAAGQDAAKYGTTNPVVQRLLGRWMDEIHDVLGDVAGVVVDVGVGEALALERMIPDGHPTVGLEYRIDKARAAKDRLDWLAPVSGDAGMLPFPDACADLVTCIELLEHLPTYRPAVAELARITRGRCVVSVPWEPWFRLGNLGRGKNLGRLGNDPEHVQAFTPKRLVSALRRGFRDVELHPCFPWLIAECRGPKRP from the coding sequence ATGACGACCACCAGCACCCCGATCGGCCTCGCCCCCGGCGCCCCCGAGGAGGCCGCCGGCCAGGACGCGGCCAAGTACGGCACGACCAACCCGGTGGTCCAGCGGCTGCTGGGCCGGTGGATGGACGAGATCCACGACGTCCTCGGCGACGTCGCCGGGGTCGTCGTCGACGTCGGGGTGGGGGAGGCCCTGGCCCTCGAGCGGATGATCCCCGACGGTCACCCCACCGTCGGCCTCGAGTACCGGATCGACAAGGCCCGCGCCGCCAAGGATCGGCTCGACTGGCTGGCGCCCGTGTCGGGCGACGCCGGCATGCTCCCGTTCCCCGACGCCTGCGCCGACCTGGTCACGTGCATCGAGCTGCTCGAGCACCTGCCGACCTACCGCCCGGCGGTGGCCGAGCTGGCCCGCATCACCCGGGGTCGCTGCGTGGTGTCGGTGCCGTGGGAGCCGTGGTTCCGCCTGGGGAACCTGGGCCGGGGCAAGAACCTGGGCCGGTTGGGCAACGACCCCGAGCACGTCCAGGCCTTCACCCCCAAGCGGCTGGTGTCGGCCCTGCGGCGCGGGTTCCGCGACGTGGAGCTCCACCCCTGCTTCCCCTGGCTGATCGCCGAGTGCCGGGGCCCCAAGCGCCCCTGA